The genomic window AACGATTAGGGGCATTAGTGGATTTTAAAATTCAAAATTCACTAGAAAAAATTTCAGTTTTTACTACAAGGCTGGATACAATTTTTGGTGTTAGTGCTATTATTTTAGCACCAGAGCATCCATTAGTAGTTTCTCTTACTATTAAAGATAATGGTCAACAAATGAATGAGTATTTATCACAAGTTAAAACTAAAACTGATTTAGAACGCCAAGAGTTAAATAATGATAAACAAGGGGTATTTACTGGTAGTTATGCGTTGCATCCGTTAACAAATGAGTTAATTCCGATTTGAGTTGCTGATTATGTTTTATATCATTATGGAACAGGAACAATAATGTGTGTCCCGGCACATAATGCTGAAGATTATCGTTTAGCATTAAAATATAATTTACCAATAAAGATTGTTATTGAAAATAATAATATGAAAATGCCAATAACTGGTGATGGCATTCACATTAATTCTCAGTTTTTGAATGGACTAAATAATGAACAAGCCATTAGTAAAGTTATTAATGTTTTGGAAGCAAAAGCGATAGCTAAAAAACATACAACTTATAAATTACGTGATTGATTGTTTTCACGTCAAAGATATTGAGGTGAACCGTTTCCAATTATTTTTTGAGATGATGATACCGTTAGTTTAGTTGATGAGATAGATTTACCGGTAATATTACCATTAACAAATAATATTGTTTCAACAGATACTGGACAGTCGCCATTGGCAAATATGGTTGATTTTGTTAATGTTACTAGAAATGATGGTATTAAGGGAAAAAGAGATACAAATACAATGCCACAATGAGCAGGTAGTTGTTGATATTATTTAGCATATATTTTGAAACAAGATGATGGTAGTTTTATTCCCTTAAATAGTAAAACCGCATTTAAATTATTTGAACAATGATTACCAGTTGATTTGTATGTTGGTGGTCAAGAACATGCGGTGTTGCATTTACTATATGCTCGATTTTGACATCAAGTATTGTATGATTTAAAAGTTGTTCCGACACCAGAGCCTTTTATGAAACTTGTTAATCAAGGAATGATTTTAGGTGTTGATGGTGAAAAGATGTCAAAATCGAAAGATAATGGTGTTAATCCTGATGATATCATTATGACCCATGGCGCGGACGCCTTACGCGTTTATGAGATGTTTATGGGACCATTAACAGTATCAATGCCATGAAATATTCAAGGTATGGATGGTACAAGAAGATGATTAGATCGGATTTATCGTTTGGTAACCGAACATCTTGCTTGAATTATTAAAAAAAATGATGGTCAAATGAATAAAGTTTATCATCAAACAGTGTTTAAAGTAACTACTGATTTGGAAAATTTAGCTTTTAATACGACGATATCATCATTAATGGTTTTTATTAATGCTTGTTATAAAACAAAACAAATTTATTTACCTTATTTTTTAGGATTTATCAAAATGTTAAGTTTATTTGCTGTGCATTTAGCAGAAGAATTATGATTAATGTTAGCACAAGAAAGTAGTGTTGCTGCTCAAAAATGGCCTGAATATGATGCTAAGTATTTGGTGAAAGAAGAAGTTGTTGTTGTGATTCAAGTTAATGGTAAATTACGAGGAAAATTAAATGTTGTACCTAATTTATTACAAGAAGAAATTTTAAAAATTATTCAAAAAAATAACTATTTACAAAAAATTTTATATCAATATGAAATTAAGCAAACAATATTTGTAATGAATAAAATTATTAACTTTATTACTAAAGTGGTGAATAAACACGATGATTAAACGAGCGATTATTTTTGCATCTGGAGTTGGCAGAAGATTAAAATTAAATCATCAGCATAAATCATTATTAAATACTAATGGTGAAATTTTAATTGAAAAAATAATAAGTAATTTATTAGTGGCTAAAGTTAATGAAATTATTGTTATTACTGGTTATCGTTATTAAGATTTTTTATATTTAGTTGTGATAAGTGTGCGCAAGTTAAGATTGTTCATAATTGTGCAATATGAAAATGGTTCTAGTGCCTATCTATGGCCTATGGCTAGTTATTTAGAGTTAAAGATTTACTTACAAGATAATATAATTATTAATTAGTGGTGATATGGTGATGGTGGTAATAGGACGAAATTTTTTTATGAATTTAACAGCAAAACCAATTATGTGTGTGCCGTTAAGGGGGCATAAAGTTTTGTTGGGCGGGGAAACATTTGAATAAGTATTAAGACAGTCGGCAATGATTGTCTTTTTATTTTATAAGATGTTAAAAATTTGTTCTTTGAAAATTAAATACAAGTGAATTAATAATGTTGGTATGTATTAAAGTACGATAAATTGTGGGCGGTCGCCATAACCCCCAAAAGAAGGTTTACCAATTAATAGATAAATACCCTATTAGCTATAGCAATTTGTTTCATTTTGCAATAAAAAAATGAATAGGGTGGATTTCCTAAAAATATACACGCTATTAAATTAGTTCCAAGGGCAGGATGCGGACATTAAAGTGTAGAAATTTCTATATAGAGAGATACTAAGTTTAAAATTATTAAAATATTTATTTAATTAAAAAACAAAATTTAATAACAAAGTCTGTTAAACACTTAAATCTGCGATATATAAGTGTTTAAAAAACTAAGTTAGTTAACTTAGTTAACTAACTTAGTTTATTTATAAGAAAGGTAATTTATTATGAAAAACATTGAAAACATTTTCTTAAATACTAAAAAATATCTCTTAAAAGAAACGCAAAACGCAATACCTATTAAAGCACCAAAAATACCATGATTTAATGAACAAATCGGCATTTGGTTTCCAAAACGATTTGTTTATAAAGGAAAATATGAAAATTCGATTTGCATCAGAATAATAAAAGATAGTAAATATCAAATAATTTCAATTAATCAAAAAGAAAAAGAAACCAAATTAATTAAAAGACAAGAATTATTAGGTTTTTTCATTGCCGAAAAAGAAAACAACAAAAAAGATATAAATTATAATTATTTTAAAGGAGTTTAAAAATGAATATTGCGATTGGAATAATATTTATTATTATCAGCATCATGCTATTAGCATATTTTGTTTATAAAATTTATGCCAAAATAAAAATTAGAATTAAATATAAAAATGCCATTAAAAATAATACTGGTAATTTCACAAAAGACGAAAAGGTATTTATTGCCCGCTTTAAAAAATGAGTTAAAGCTCCCAATTCAAAAGAAAATAGCGCGGATAAAAAATAATGTTTTGAAAAATTATTATGGAATTCTTAGAACTGTTTGTTCCGATAGAAAAAATGCCTGCACAAGTTGCGTTTATTGCCGGATTAATTATTATCATTACTTTTCTTTTCGCCTTAATTTCAATTATGTATTTACCAATAAAAATGATTTTTGGGAGATAGAAAGTGACAATAAACCTAAAAGAATTTAATTGAGAACAAATTAAACAAACTTTCTGAGATTTATTTATTCAAATTACAACTATTCCGACTCATATTAGTGGTGGTAAAGAAATTGATTTAACTCAAGAAACACTTTGACTTTTAATAGCAAACATTGCTTTTTGATTCTTAACAGCGATTATGGTGTGATTTATTCTAATGCTACTTTGAAAAACCATATCAGTATTTAGATAGGGAAAAAATTAATGTCAAGAAGTTACATTGTGATGCATTCCCAAAGAAATTCAAAATTAATTAGGAAAAAATATAATTGTGTTAGGGTTAATCGTGGTTTTAACAAATTTAAGAAAAACTTTGAATATAAATGATGAATGTTTTAAAAAGAAAGGGGGTGATTATATGATTGGAACTTTCTTGGCCAATGCACCCCCCGCCAGCAACAGTAGAAAAAATAACAGCTGGTGACGCGATAACTAAATTGTGAAATGCAATTATAACGGCGTTTACTAAAATGTGAAAAATTATTGCTGTGTTAATATGCCACAAGTCAGTAACTTCTTTGTTGACTATTGAATATTCATTTTTCCATTTATTTTGGCAATATTCTTTATTTGTTTTAAAATGTTTGAAAAATTACTTGGAGCAGTCCGCTAATAAAAAAATAAAGTGAGGCGCAAGATAAAATTTTGCAAATGAATAATAGAAAAAAATAACCATTTTATTGAATTGAATCGCACTTCATTTTTAATTTTATGACATTGCGGAGCAATTTGATATATTTACAACGGTTATTTTAAAAATATTGTAAGTTATTTATTTTTATCGGGTTGTATTTTAATTTTCCTTTTTAAAATCAATAATTTAACACAAATTAACAAAGTTATTAACTTTTTAAAAAACCCACCATTAAATATTGTTATTGGTTCATTAGGAACTGGAAAAACTGCTTTTCTAGTATACGCATCAAAATTACTAAAAAAGAAGAAATATCACACCGCCTCAATCTTTCCATTACTAGAAACCCAAAAATTAAGTTTAGGGCATATGGGATTATTAGACTTTGATTATCCGGTGTTGCCAGACAAAACCTTACTGTTATGAGATGAACAATGGATAGGCTACAATAAGTTGGACCATATTTATGTGGACTTTAAAATAAAATAAAATTATATAAGAAAGCAGGAATATAAAAATGGGAAAAAATTCATATACAGATGAATTTAAAAAACAAATTATCACGCTTTATCAAAACGGAAAAAGCATTGTTAAAATTATTAAAGAATACGGGGTTCCAAAATCAGCCGTATATCAGTGAATTAAAAATTTTAATAATTCTGGGTCATTTAAAGTGAAAGATAATCGCACTGTCGAATAAAATGAATTAATTTACTTACGAAAAGAAAACTAACAATTCCGAATGGAAAATGACATTTTAAAGCAAGCAGCACTGATAATTGGCAAAAAATAGAAATTATTAACAATAATAAAGAAAAATATTCCGTGCTAAAAATGTCTCAAATATTAAAAATAGCAAAATCAACATATTATTATCAAACCAATAATTGTGTTAATTATTATGTTAATAATTATGAAGAAGAAGTTATCAGTGCATTTAATAAAAGTCGTAAGATATTATGATGCTCGTAAAATTAAAGTTGTTTTAACAAGAAAAGATATTATTTTATCTCGAAAAAAAATTCGACAAATTATGATTAAAAATCAATTAGTATCTAAATATATTAAATTAAAATATCATAATCATAAAACAATGGTTAATAATGACCAAATTAGTAATGTTTTAAACCATGAATTTAACAATAAAAAACCCAATGAAGCTGTTGTTAGTGATTTAACATATGTTCAAATTGGTGGGAAATGACACTATATTTGTTTATTAATTGACTTGTTTAATCGCAAAATAATTGGATATAATGCCGGGCCAAACAAAACCGCTGAACTAGTTTCAACAAACTTTTCATAAGGATAACACGACCATTAAAGCAAATTATTTTATTTCATATCGATCGCGGTAATGAATTTAAAAATAAAATCATTGATGAAATTTTAATAACTTTTAACATTAAAAGATCATTAAGCAATAAAGGTTGTCCTTGTGATAATGCTGTGGCCGAAACAACTTACAAAACCTTTAAAACGGAATTTATTAAGGATAAAAAATTTACAAACTTAACACAATTAAAATGCAAACTATTTGATTTTGTTAATTGATACAACAATATTCGAATTCACGGTAGTTTAAATTATTTAACACCCGTTGAATTTAGAAAATGGCAGTTTACATAAAAATTGTCCTAAAAAGGGTTGCCATACCAACACGGCCAACCTTAACACGATTGTATTTTTTCCTAATTAATTTTGAATTTCTTTGTGAATGCATAATGGCATAACTACGAGACATACTTATTAACTCCTAGTGTTTCATTTTTCTTAGTTGATTTCTAAACCTTAAACTTTCTAACGAAGCATAATTTTCACTTTCGAATTCTACATAATTGATATTTTTAAATTCATAAATTACTCCGCACATTTTAGTTTTAAATTTGTTAACTGCTGATTTTAAGTATTTTACAAACTCAGAATTTATGGTGCGATTAACAATATTATTCAAAGTATCAGTAAATACTTGTTTTCTAGTAATAGGATTTTGACAGTTGTAAGAGAAGTGATAAGCCTTGATATTTAAGTCATACTGATTTAATGATTTTTCATTCAAGACATTTTTAGTAATATATTTAGAGCAGTATTTAACAACCGCTTCATTAGTATCTTGTTTAACAACAAAATTTTTATTTAACCCATAAGGTCAGTATTTAAGAACTAATTTATTTGGTATTTTTTTATCAAGTAAAATATGAAAATGTATAGCTCCTCTTTGTTGATATTCATATGTATAAAAATATTTAATTTCTTTATTCTTTTTTTTAAAAAATAATATTTTATATTTCTAAAAAATTTTTTTAATTCTTTTTTACATTTTTTAACATCTGTTTCCTTTAACTTATAAATCAAAGTTAAAAATGTAAGTTCTTTAACTGAAAAATTATGATATGTCTTTCTGACAGCACTACATTTAGCACGCACATTATACTATTTAACATTTTGGTTTCTCGTTCTCCTTTATTCTTTAAACCACTAATATTGCGAATATTTGCTTTAATGCGTTCTAAGGGCAAAACGACATTACGAATATATTGACCATAATAAATGGTGGTTTTCATATAAAAATCAGTCAGATTTTGAGCTTGTAAATTCATATTTTATGCCCCCGTTTTAGATTTTCGCCAGTTGTGTTATTTAATCAAGTAATAGTCGGCTTCGCCGACTAACCCGCTAGCGGGCGGAGCATACGCTTTCCGCATCGCTTCGCAGACCGAAGTGATTACCAATTAACTGGACAAGTTTTTTGATAATTAAATTTTTTGCAAATTAACTATTTTGGGATTTTTTCAAAAGTTAATTTGCAACTAAAAAAATGATTTAACATTTTCTTTTAACAATTTATAAATTTCTTGTTGTTCTAGATTGTTATCATCAATTCATAAGGCTTTTTGTTCGCAGGTAGGCTCAAATAAATCATTTTTATAACGCAAAAATTCGGCAAAGTAACCTGACATCACAGAACCATCTTTATTTTTAGATATTTTTCTTTTTATACTAACTAATTTAATTTTAAACATCACTTATTTTTTCCTTCCAAATTTAAAATATTTTTAATAAAATTAGCAAATCCTTAGTTATCCACATTGTTTTCAACATTTATTTCCTTTATAAATGTTGAACTTTTAATAGTTTTCCACAAAATTTAAAAATCCTGTTCATCAAATTTAATTTCTAATAAACTAGTATTAATTTCTGTAACAAATCTTGAAGGTAAACAATAATTATTAGCTATATAAGAAAATCCTTTACTATAGCTTAAAAATAATCCTTTTTTTGCTCTTGTAATCGCAACATATAAAACCATTCGTTCTTCTTCAATAGCAGTAATTCCTTCTTCAATACTTAAAGTATTAGGAAAAACACCTTCATTTAAACCAATAATAAATACAAAATCATATAATACATAATTGATGTTGTGTTTTTGGAAAAACAGGCTTCTATTGCATCAGACATTCCTGTTAAATTATCACTACAAACAACAAGAATATCTTGTAATCCGCGATTTTTCATTTCCGTAAGATTATTCAGTCAAAATTTGGCTCCCTCATTTTCACTAATTCACATTCCTAAAATATCTTTTAAGCTATTTATATTAATTCCTAAGGCAAGACTATACTGCTTTGTTTATTATTCGTTTATCTCGTTTTACTTTAACAACAATACAATCAAAATAAACAATCGGACAAATCTTCTCTAAAGGTTTAGTTTGTCACACTTTAACTTCTTCAATAACATCATCAGTTATTTGACTAATTAAACTTTCTGAAATTTCTGTTCCGTGATAGAATTCTTGTAATTGTGCTTTTATATCAGAAATTGTCATTCCTCTTGCATATAAAGAAATTACTTTTTGATCAAAGTTATCAAATCTTTTTTGTCTTTTCGGAATAATTACTGGTTCAAAAGTACTATTTCGATCTCTTGGTACATCAATTGCAATTGAACCATTTTTAGTAATAATGGTTTTTGGTGTACTACCATTTCTTTTGTTATAGTTATCATCTGTTTCAAGACGATCTTTAATTTCTGCATTTAACATTCTTTCAGTTAATTTTTTGGTAAATTCCTGAAAAATATTATTACTTTTAAATAAATCTTGTGGATTATCAATATTTTCTAAAAAATAATCCACAACTTTATCAATTGCATCAGGTTCTTTTTTTATTTTTTTTTGTCATTTTCTGTTCTCCTTCGTTTAAGTATAATTTAGAATGAATTATCGAGACACGGAATTTTGGACAGCCCCGTTGTAAAAATCTAAAAAACCAATTTTGAAACAAGGTTTAGAGCGATTTGTTGCATTTTATTTTAAAAAAATATTAACAATGCTAACAATAGCAATGACACCACTGCTAATTATTGCTTATATTGTAATTGCAATGTTATCGGCGATTTTGTGGTTTTTGCCCGATACCGAAACATCAAATAACATTCAAACATTTTTTAGTAATACTTTGAATGTTGAGACAGCGCAACCAACTGGTGGCCCAAACATAATGGGCAATATTATTGGGCGAGCAATAGATAGTTTTTGTGCTATTTTGTATCTTATTTTTATAACTCCCATTGTTTTGCTTTTGAGCGGGATGCAAGATGTTGTGTATTTTATTAGCGGAGGAGCATTAAACAAGCGATTATTTAGTATAGGATAATAAATTAATATTAGCCACGATATATTGATTGTTGTTTGGGGTTGCAGCAATTTGCA from Spiroplasma endosymbiont of Agriotes lineatus includes these protein-coding regions:
- a CDS encoding NTP transferase domain-containing protein encodes the protein MIKRAIIFASGVGRRLKLNHQHKSLLNTNGEILIEKIISNLLVAKVNEIIVITGYRY
- the leuS gene encoding leucine--tRNA ligase, with amino-acid sequence MIYSHRALEKKWQEYWKNQQIFRMPSNVKTKKTYILDMFPYPSGVGLHVGHLKGYIATDVMARFRKMQGYAVLHPIGWDAFGLPAEQYALKTKNNPVSFTLENINNFRHQLQRLGFSYDYNKEINTTDPNYYQWTQWIFSQIYKKGLVQLKWSDVNWCEKLGTVLANEEVLVIEGKMVSERGHYPVIKKPMQQWVLKITNYASRLLKGLDDLDWPNSVKELQRNWIGERLGALVDFKIQNSLEKISVFTTRLDTIFGVSAIILAPEHPLVVSLTIKDNGQQMNEYLSQVKTKTDLERQELNNDKQGVFTGSYALHPLTNELIPIWVADYVLYHYGTGTIMCVPAHNAEDYRLALKYNLPIKIVIENNNMKMPITGDGIHINSQFLNGLNNEQAISKVINVLEAKAIAKKHTTYKLRDWLFSRQRYWGEPFPIIFWDDDTVSLVDEIDLPVILPLTNNIVSTDTGQSPLANMVDFVNVTRNDGIKGKRDTNTMPQWAGSCWYYLAYILKQDDGSFIPLNSKTAFKLFEQWLPVDLYVGGQEHAVLHLLYARFWHQVLYDLKVVPTPEPFMKLVNQGMILGVDGEKMSKSKDNGVNPDDIIMTHGADALRVYEMFMGPLTVSMPWNIQGMDGTRRWLDRIYRLVTEHLAWIIKKNDGQMNKVYHQTVFKVTTDLENLAFNTTISSLMVFINACYKTKQIYLPYFLGFIKMLSLFAVHLAEELWLMLAQESSVAAQKWPEYDAKYLVKEEVVVVIQVNGKLRGKLNVVPNLLQEEILKIIQKNNYLQKILYQYEIKQTIFVMNKIINFITKVVNKHDD